The proteins below come from a single Prolixibacter sp. NT017 genomic window:
- a CDS encoding dodecin family protein, whose product MSESVYKIIELVGTSTESWEKAAMNAIDRASKSLRDLRIAEVSQLDMQIKDGKVEAYRAKVKVSFKFES is encoded by the coding sequence ATGTCAGAAAGCGTTTATAAAATTATTGAACTGGTCGGTACCAGTACTGAATCATGGGAAAAAGCAGCGATGAATGCTATTGATCGGGCTTCGAAATCTTTACGGGACCTACGTATTGCTGAAGTTTCGCAACTGGATATGCAGATAAAGGATGGTAAAGTAGAAGCTTATCGGGCCAAGGTCAAAGTGTCGTTTAAATTCGAAAGTTGA
- the folB gene encoding dihydroneopterin aldolase: MGLIEIEDMEFYAYHGHFKEEQVVGNRFLVNVAIRTNCQAASKSDKLEDALNYQLVYQLIKDEMEEKSHLLEHIGGRILDSLYATFPEIHWAKVKISKMNPPMGGQIERVSVTLER, encoded by the coding sequence ATGGGACTGATTGAAATTGAGGACATGGAATTTTATGCCTATCACGGGCATTTCAAAGAGGAACAGGTAGTCGGGAACCGTTTTTTGGTCAATGTAGCGATACGGACAAACTGCCAGGCTGCTTCGAAAAGTGACAAGCTGGAAGATGCGCTGAATTACCAGTTGGTCTACCAGTTGATTAAGGATGAGATGGAAGAGAAGTCACATCTTTTAGAGCATATTGGCGGACGAATTCTGGATAGTCTGTATGCAACCTTTCCGGAAATACACTGGGCCAAAGTGAAGATTTCGAAAATGAATCCTCCGATGGGAGGACAAATCGAGCGGGTAAGTGTTACCCTCGAGCGCTAG
- a CDS encoding glutamine--tRNA ligase/YqeY domain fusion protein, with the protein MTEKKTTAEGAEKKAPKNFIHQQIDADLAEGKNGGRVHTRFPPEPNGYLHIGHAKSICLNFGIAEKYGGLTNLRFDDTNPTKEETEYVDSIKEDVHWLGFDWGDREYYASDYFDKLYEFAVTLIKRGLAYVDFQGQEIISQQRGTPQRPGIESPYRNTSPEENLMHFEKMRNGEYEEGHCVLRAKVDMASPNMHMRDPLMYRVLKKTHHRTGDKWCIYPMYDFAHGQSDYWEGITHSICTLEFEIHRPLYDWFVDQLKTNEYRPRQIEFSRLNLSYTVMSKRRLLELVQKGYVSGWDDPRMPTISGLRRRGYTPESVRNFSERVGITKVDGVTDVALLEHAVREDLNKRAQRVMGVLNPLKVVITNYPEGEEENTEAVNNPEDESMGKRSVPFFRELYIERDDFMEDPPRKFFRLAPGREVRLRYAYFITCNEVIKDENGEVVELRCTYDPETKGGNAPDGRKVKATLHWVSAKHAVKAEVRLYDRLFNDPDPAGHKDVDFTEFLNPDSLEIRSECYVEPFVKDAKPLDHFQFERVGYFNLDPESTLEHMRFNRTVPLRETWKKMQ; encoded by the coding sequence ATGACGGAGAAGAAAACCACAGCAGAAGGAGCTGAAAAAAAGGCTCCTAAGAATTTTATACATCAGCAGATTGACGCTGATTTGGCCGAAGGTAAGAATGGTGGACGTGTTCATACCCGTTTTCCCCCGGAGCCTAATGGCTATTTGCATATCGGTCACGCCAAATCGATTTGCCTGAATTTTGGTATTGCAGAAAAATATGGCGGCCTGACGAACCTGCGTTTCGACGATACTAACCCGACGAAAGAGGAAACCGAATACGTCGATTCCATTAAGGAAGACGTACATTGGCTTGGTTTTGACTGGGGCGATCGGGAATATTATGCCTCTGATTATTTTGACAAGCTGTATGAGTTCGCCGTAACATTAATCAAGCGCGGGCTCGCTTATGTCGATTTCCAGGGACAGGAAATCATAAGCCAGCAACGTGGTACGCCGCAACGTCCGGGAATTGAAAGTCCATATCGAAATACTTCGCCGGAAGAAAACCTGATGCATTTCGAAAAAATGCGGAACGGAGAATACGAGGAAGGTCATTGCGTGCTGCGGGCCAAAGTTGATATGGCATCGCCGAACATGCACATGCGCGATCCGTTGATGTACCGTGTCCTGAAAAAGACGCATCACCGTACAGGTGACAAGTGGTGCATCTACCCGATGTATGATTTCGCGCACGGACAGAGCGACTATTGGGAAGGAATTACCCATTCGATTTGTACGCTGGAATTTGAAATTCACCGCCCGTTATATGACTGGTTCGTCGATCAATTGAAAACAAATGAGTATCGTCCGCGACAGATTGAGTTCTCGCGGTTGAACCTGAGTTATACCGTCATGAGTAAGCGTCGTTTGCTCGAGCTTGTTCAGAAAGGATACGTTAGTGGCTGGGACGATCCGCGCATGCCCACTATTTCAGGCCTTCGCCGAAGAGGATACACGCCAGAATCGGTTCGGAATTTCTCCGAGCGCGTTGGTATTACCAAGGTAGACGGGGTGACCGATGTAGCGCTTCTGGAACATGCTGTCCGTGAAGATTTGAACAAACGCGCACAGCGGGTAATGGGTGTTTTGAACCCCCTGAAAGTGGTGATCACGAACTATCCGGAAGGAGAAGAGGAAAACACTGAGGCAGTTAATAATCCGGAAGATGAAAGCATGGGCAAACGCAGTGTGCCGTTTTTCCGGGAACTTTATATCGAACGTGACGACTTTATGGAAGACCCGCCACGGAAGTTTTTCCGTCTGGCACCGGGCCGTGAAGTCCGTTTGCGTTATGCATACTTCATTACTTGTAACGAAGTAATTAAAGACGAAAACGGAGAGGTTGTTGAATTGCGATGCACTTACGATCCGGAAACCAAGGGTGGAAATGCTCCCGACGGGCGGAAAGTGAAAGCGACGCTTCACTGGGTTTCAGCCAAGCATGCGGTAAAAGCAGAAGTACGGCTTTACGATCGCTTGTTTAATGATCCGGATCCGGCCGGTCACAAGGATGTTGACTTCACGGAATTCCTGAATCCTGATTCGCTGGAGATTCGTTCGGAGTGTTATGTCGAACCTTTCGTGAAGGATGCGAAACCACTGGATCATTTCCAGTTTGAGCGCGTCGGTTATTTCAACCTCGATCCGGAGTCAACTCTAGAGCATATGCGTTTTAACCGCACGGTTCCGCTCAGGGAAACCTGGAAGAAGATGCAATAA
- a CDS encoding DUF4395 domain-containing protein, whose product MSSLICPVSTEKVDEKAVRGTALLSFIIAVLFTVKPNLFAAAFLSIDFYSRGFGMKNTSILACSGAGLTQFVPFQSKQINKGPKIFAARVGFLFSVVSFILLLVHYVLASQIVMGILTVFAFLEWSVGFCMGCYVYTYAVLPFYNKNRKKI is encoded by the coding sequence ATGAGCTCACTTATTTGCCCCGTATCGACTGAAAAAGTCGACGAGAAAGCCGTACGAGGTACCGCTTTGCTCAGTTTCATTATTGCTGTTTTGTTTACCGTAAAACCGAACCTGTTTGCCGCGGCCTTTCTGTCCATTGATTTCTATTCACGTGGTTTTGGAATGAAAAACACCAGCATACTGGCGTGTTCCGGCGCCGGACTCACCCAATTTGTGCCATTTCAATCGAAACAGATAAATAAAGGACCGAAAATTTTCGCTGCCCGGGTTGGCTTTCTGTTTTCCGTTGTATCCTTCATTCTTCTGCTCGTCCACTATGTTTTAGCCTCACAAATTGTTATGGGAATCCTTACCGTGTTTGCGTTTTTGGAGTGGAGCGTGGGTTTCTGCATGGGATGTTACGTTTACACCTATGCTGTGCTTCCCTTCTACAACAAAAACAGAAAAAAGATATGA
- a CDS encoding MATE family efflux transporter — MNSRSNFTTAPLPGLIKQLAVPASVGFIFNTLFNVADTWYGGLLSTKVLASLSLSFPVFFIILALGTGLGTGTTALISHALGAGKFKEARLYGIQAISFAIANSVLLTIIGFFLAPILFRIMGAEGEYLDTALQYMYLILFGTVFFLMNNIFNAFLTSRGDTRTYRNFLIAGFFLNLGFDPWFMFGGLGIPAMGIKGIALSTVMIQFIGMFYLLFVVRRRGILLHLNYRELFPRKLFFTNLFKQGFPASLNMMTIALGIFIITAFAGRFGANTVAAFGIAIRIEQMALLPTIGLNIATLTLTGQNMGALLLHRVYETWKLSQTYGIIIILIGSTLVFFFARQLVGFFTDDPDVVGIGVEYLHVGVFYFLSYIILNISVSTLQGMKKPMYAIWIGLYRRLLVPLPLFYFLAVMLNWGTKGIWWSLFIVNWTAAIYTFFYTRKKIRKVAHIHTSKT, encoded by the coding sequence ATGAACAGCCGATCTAATTTTACGACTGCGCCGCTACCCGGACTTATCAAGCAATTGGCGGTTCCGGCCAGTGTTGGCTTTATTTTCAACACGCTGTTCAATGTGGCCGACACGTGGTATGGCGGACTTCTATCAACGAAAGTACTGGCATCCCTGTCACTGTCTTTCCCTGTTTTCTTTATCATCCTGGCACTGGGAACCGGTTTGGGAACGGGAACAACTGCTCTCATATCTCATGCGCTGGGCGCGGGAAAATTTAAGGAAGCCCGGTTGTACGGCATTCAGGCTATCTCATTTGCTATTGCCAACTCAGTACTACTCACAATAATCGGTTTCTTCCTTGCCCCGATACTTTTCCGCATCATGGGTGCCGAAGGCGAATACCTCGACACGGCACTGCAATATATGTACCTGATACTTTTCGGCACCGTATTTTTCTTGATGAATAATATCTTCAACGCCTTCCTAACCTCGCGGGGAGACACCCGCACCTACCGGAATTTCCTGATAGCCGGATTCTTTTTGAACCTCGGATTCGACCCCTGGTTCATGTTCGGAGGCCTGGGAATTCCCGCTATGGGCATAAAAGGCATTGCGCTTTCAACCGTTATGATTCAATTCATCGGCATGTTTTACCTGCTATTTGTGGTTCGGCGCCGCGGCATCCTGCTTCACTTGAACTACCGTGAACTTTTTCCGCGAAAGCTGTTTTTCACCAACCTCTTCAAGCAGGGATTTCCGGCCAGTTTAAATATGATGACAATCGCGCTGGGAATTTTTATCATCACGGCTTTCGCCGGAAGATTTGGAGCCAACACGGTTGCTGCATTCGGAATTGCTATCCGGATAGAACAAATGGCTTTACTTCCAACTATCGGACTGAATATTGCCACCCTGACACTTACAGGGCAAAACATGGGCGCACTTTTGTTGCACCGCGTTTATGAAACCTGGAAATTGAGCCAGACCTACGGGATTATCATCATTCTGATTGGCTCCACGCTGGTTTTCTTCTTTGCCCGGCAATTGGTCGGATTTTTCACCGATGATCCTGATGTCGTTGGAATAGGTGTTGAATACCTCCACGTAGGTGTTTTCTATTTCCTATCCTACATTATTTTGAATATTTCTGTCTCGACTTTGCAAGGCATGAAAAAACCTATGTATGCCATATGGATTGGACTATACAGAAGATTGTTAGTGCCGCTGCCCCTGTTCTATTTTCTAGCCGTCATGTTAAATTGGGGCACAAAAGGAATCTGGTGGAGCCTTTTTATCGTAAACTGGACAGCAGCCATTTATACTTTTTTTTATACCCGGAAAAAAATTCGTAAGGTTGCCCACATTCATACGTCTAAAACATAG